The following coding sequences are from one Hymenobacter sp. DG25A window:
- a CDS encoding PP2C family protein-serine/threonine phosphatase → MPESARLISLEKRFFLKERELNALLEITQSINQDSPEGALYKIFQFTLLGQLNVRRLVLYVQEEGEWQCMLSFGAGLPDFKKLPVPALVREQTQLQPCAVADLQLGPEWQLLETLIPVLQNGEVLAYILIGNVHEDYADGEATKFLETLSNILLGAIENRRLARQRVAAAAMRKEIEIAQEVQTMLFPRKLPNDAQVAVHASYVPHTAIGGDYYDVVVIDEERFLFCVADVSGKGVPASLLMSNFQAGLRTLLRQGVELATVVAELNNLIYCNAVSEKFITAFFGIYNRTTRELQYVNAGHNSPILLQDDDTVEYLADGATMLGIMDELPFLKVSRITIRPKALLLTYTDGLTEVFNKAGDEYGEEGVLDFLRRSRYLPLRTLHTEVLDEIRNFNVKGNQFADDITILSCRFK, encoded by the coding sequence ATGCCTGAATCAGCCCGCCTTATTTCGCTCGAAAAACGCTTCTTTCTGAAAGAGCGTGAGCTGAACGCCTTACTGGAAATCACGCAGTCCATCAACCAGGACTCGCCGGAGGGTGCGCTGTACAAAATATTCCAGTTCACCCTGCTGGGCCAACTGAATGTGCGCCGCCTAGTGCTGTATGTGCAGGAAGAAGGGGAGTGGCAGTGCATGCTTTCCTTTGGCGCCGGCCTGCCCGATTTCAAGAAGCTGCCCGTGCCCGCCCTGGTGCGGGAGCAAACCCAGCTGCAGCCCTGCGCGGTAGCCGACCTCCAGCTGGGGCCGGAGTGGCAGCTGCTGGAAACCCTGATTCCGGTACTGCAGAATGGCGAGGTGCTGGCTTATATCCTCATCGGTAATGTGCACGAGGACTACGCCGATGGCGAAGCCACCAAGTTTCTGGAAACCCTGAGCAATATCCTGCTGGGCGCCATTGAAAATCGCCGCCTGGCCCGGCAGCGAGTAGCGGCTGCCGCCATGCGCAAGGAAATTGAAATTGCCCAGGAGGTGCAGACTATGCTCTTCCCGCGCAAGCTCCCCAACGATGCCCAAGTGGCCGTGCATGCCAGCTACGTGCCCCACACGGCCATTGGCGGCGACTATTACGACGTGGTCGTTATTGACGAAGAGCGGTTTCTGTTCTGCGTGGCCGATGTATCCGGGAAAGGCGTGCCGGCTTCCTTGCTGATGTCGAACTTCCAGGCCGGGCTGCGCACGCTGCTGCGCCAGGGCGTGGAGCTGGCCACGGTGGTAGCCGAGCTGAACAATCTGATTTACTGCAATGCCGTGTCAGAGAAGTTTATCACGGCGTTTTTCGGCATTTACAACCGCACCACGCGGGAGCTGCAATACGTGAATGCCGGCCACAACTCGCCCATTCTGCTGCAGGACGACGACACGGTGGAATACCTGGCCGATGGGGCCACCATGCTGGGTATTATGGACGAGCTACCCTTCCTGAAAGTGTCGCGCATCACCATTCGCCCAAAAGCCCTGCTACTGACTTACACCGATGGCCTGACGGAAGTATTCAACAAAGCCGGCGACGAGTATGGCGAAGAAGGCGTGCTGGATTTCCTGCGCCGTTCCCGCTACCTGCCCCTGCGCACCCTGCACACCGAAGTGCTAGATGAGATTCGCAATTTCAACGTGAAAGGCAATCAGTTTGCCGATGATATTACCATTCTCAGCTGCCGCTTTAAGTAA
- a CDS encoding ABC transporter permease: MAAITAPAPTTARPPSYYVRQRLLGNKPAMFGLGFIALCTLIAVLGYWVLPDNSPSANNSIVQLQKEPPGFQATILRLPAPKDSVSADNVFLTWWQGRAPRYAEQPIGSYRIVGDSLITEPYRNHSALADKSRRYSLAQITGHTGSAAELRQEVEETHIVHRTYWLGTDKAGRDELSRLLLGTRISLGIGLVAVLISLALGMLIGAVAGYVGGWVDSLLLGLMTVVWSIPGIMLVIAISLALDSKGVWTSFVAVGLTMWVDVARVVRGQMLSLRTTTFVEAGRVLGLPQSRLIARHLLPNMTGPLIVIATSNFAAAILLEAGLSFLGLGVQPPAPSWGLMVNEGFQLLGTQAGLWLTLLPGLAISLLVLSFNLLGNGLRDAYDPKTPLSHA; encoded by the coding sequence GTGGCCGCCATTACTGCACCTGCACCTACTACTGCGCGGCCACCCAGCTACTATGTGCGCCAGCGCCTGCTCGGCAACAAGCCGGCTATGTTCGGGCTGGGCTTTATTGCGCTGTGCACGCTCATTGCGGTGCTGGGCTACTGGGTGCTACCCGATAATTCGCCTTCGGCCAACAACAGCATTGTGCAGCTGCAAAAAGAGCCACCCGGCTTCCAGGCTACCATTCTGCGCCTGCCGGCCCCCAAGGATTCCGTTTCCGCCGATAACGTATTTCTAACCTGGTGGCAGGGCCGGGCGCCGCGCTACGCCGAGCAGCCTATCGGCAGCTACCGCATCGTAGGTGATTCGCTCATTACCGAGCCCTACCGCAACCACTCCGCGCTGGCGGATAAGTCGCGCCGGTATTCGCTGGCGCAGATAACGGGGCATACCGGTTCGGCTGCCGAGCTGCGCCAGGAAGTGGAGGAAACCCACATTGTGCACCGCACCTATTGGCTGGGTACCGACAAAGCCGGCCGCGACGAGCTGAGCCGCCTACTGCTGGGCACGCGCATCTCCCTGGGCATCGGGCTGGTAGCCGTGCTGATTTCCTTGGCGCTGGGCATGCTAATTGGGGCCGTGGCCGGCTACGTGGGCGGCTGGGTAGATAGTTTGCTGCTGGGGCTGATGACGGTGGTGTGGAGCATTCCGGGCATTATGCTGGTTATTGCCATTTCCCTGGCCCTGGACAGCAAAGGCGTCTGGACGTCGTTTGTGGCCGTGGGGCTTACCATGTGGGTAGATGTGGCCCGCGTAGTGCGGGGCCAGATGCTGAGCCTGCGCACCACAACCTTTGTGGAGGCGGGCCGCGTACTAGGCTTGCCGCAAAGCCGCCTGATTGCGCGCCACCTGCTCCCCAATATGACCGGCCCGCTGATTGTAATTGCAACGAGTAACTTTGCGGCGGCCATTCTGCTGGAAGCCGGCCTCAGCTTTCTGGGGCTGGGCGTGCAGCCGCCGGCTCCATCCTGGGGCCTGATGGTGAATGAAGGCTTTCAGCTGCTGGGCACGCAGGCCGGCCTGTGGCTGACTTTGCTGCCCGGGCTGGCCATCAGCCTGCTGGTCCTTAGCTTTAATCTGCTCGGCAACGGCCTGCGCGACGCCTACGATCCGAAAACCCCGCTTTCCCATGCCTGA
- a CDS encoding glycosyltransferase, producing the protein MSGLTVVLGLVLVVPPLLYAVAMLRFRQAWQQLPALPMLLHSPKQNQAEVSVSVGDIPKISVLIAARNEAGNLPGLLQDLQAQTLPAARFEVIVVDDYSSDTTASLVRQWAEQVSFSLRLLALSDAPGQGTGKKAALEAALAVAQAPWVVCTDADCRVPADWLRLHALAASNPATHLVSAPVRLTGSGWLAQLQALEMAGLVGVGAAGIGQKAPTMCNGANLGYRRSTFTAVGGFAGNSHLASGDDEFLLHKIQQRYPSGVQFLKESNATVSTATQPTIPALLRQRVRWASKWPHYQTTAPQRLAVLVLLTNLALFLGLVSLLLWPALWPWVAGGWLLKLGADVVFLRPVLRLLGRQELLWWLLPLQLLYAPYALAVALAARRGQYQWKGRQVT; encoded by the coding sequence GTGAGCGGGCTGACGGTTGTTTTGGGCTTGGTGCTGGTGGTGCCACCATTGCTCTATGCGGTGGCCATGCTACGCTTTCGGCAAGCCTGGCAGCAGCTTCCGGCATTGCCCATGCTGCTACATTCGCCTAAGCAAAATCAGGCGGAAGTCTCGGTTTCTGTAGGAGACATTCCTAAAATATCAGTGCTGATAGCCGCCCGCAACGAGGCCGGCAACCTGCCGGGCTTACTGCAGGACCTGCAGGCGCAAACCCTGCCGGCCGCACGGTTTGAAGTAATTGTGGTGGATGATTATTCCTCCGATACAACTGCCTCCCTGGTGCGGCAGTGGGCGGAACAGGTGTCCTTCAGCCTGCGTCTGCTGGCTTTGTCGGATGCTCCGGGGCAAGGCACCGGAAAAAAAGCCGCCCTGGAAGCGGCCCTGGCCGTGGCCCAGGCCCCCTGGGTGGTTTGCACCGATGCCGACTGCCGTGTGCCTGCCGACTGGCTGCGGCTGCATGCCCTGGCGGCTTCTAACCCCGCCACGCACCTGGTAAGCGCCCCGGTGCGGCTAACGGGTTCCGGCTGGCTGGCGCAATTGCAGGCGTTGGAAATGGCCGGGCTGGTAGGAGTGGGAGCCGCCGGCATCGGGCAAAAAGCCCCTACCATGTGCAACGGCGCTAATCTGGGCTACCGGCGCAGCACCTTTACCGCCGTGGGCGGTTTTGCCGGCAACTCTCACCTGGCCAGCGGCGACGATGAATTCCTGCTGCATAAAATTCAGCAGCGCTACCCCAGCGGCGTTCAGTTTTTGAAAGAATCCAACGCCACGGTCAGCACCGCTACTCAACCCACCATTCCGGCTTTGCTTCGGCAGCGGGTGCGCTGGGCCAGCAAATGGCCGCACTACCAGACCACGGCCCCCCAACGCCTGGCGGTATTGGTGCTGCTGACCAACCTGGCGCTTTTCCTGGGGCTGGTTTCGCTGCTGCTCTGGCCCGCGCTATGGCCCTGGGTGGCAGGCGGCTGGCTCCTGAAGCTGGGGGCTGATGTGGTTTTCCTGCGGCCCGTGCTGCGGCTGCTGGGCCGCCAGGAGTTACTTTGGTGGTTGCTGCCGCTGCAGCTGCTTTATGCGCCGTATGCGCTGGCCGTGGCCCTGGCGGCCCGCCGCGGACAATACCAGTGGAAAGGCCGGCAGGTAACTTAG
- a CDS encoding YbhN family protein encodes MPPEPLQNYARKPEESARRRRVWVVGGKLIITLLTLGLLYHSVFADKATAAAWRQLLSSTLTGAGRGPVLAALALVPVNWGLEAWKWWRLARHLEPVSFRRSFRAVLVGLTLGFVTPNRVGDYAGRIIELKSRRLDALGAVFLGRYCQMVATMLAGTAGLLYFLLTFYLTGYPASKLGVIGAAIIINIALLVPLYRSRLLLAALTLVRPLRRFRRYLAVMPTYPASLLHSVLAVSGLRYLVFCGQFMLLLWAYGARPEVGPGLSAIAGTLLLKSLVPSLNALADVGVRELSATHLFGLLGQPVLPVLSASLSLWVINIALPSAAGLLFVLRVKVFRKKGNKESAS; translated from the coding sequence TTGCCCCCCGAACCACTACAAAACTACGCACGAAAGCCGGAAGAATCTGCGCGTCGTCGGCGCGTATGGGTGGTGGGCGGCAAATTGATCATCACGCTGCTCACGCTGGGGCTGCTGTACCATTCCGTATTTGCGGATAAAGCCACGGCCGCGGCCTGGCGGCAGCTACTCAGCTCCACACTAACCGGGGCGGGCCGCGGGCCGGTGCTGGCCGCACTGGCGCTGGTGCCCGTCAACTGGGGCCTGGAAGCCTGGAAGTGGTGGCGGCTGGCCCGGCATCTGGAGCCGGTTTCTTTCCGCCGCAGCTTCCGGGCCGTGCTGGTGGGCCTCACGCTGGGCTTCGTTACTCCCAACCGCGTGGGCGACTACGCCGGCCGCATCATCGAGCTCAAAAGCCGCCGGCTGGATGCCCTAGGCGCGGTTTTCCTGGGCCGATACTGCCAGATGGTAGCAACTATGCTGGCGGGCACGGCCGGGCTGCTCTACTTTCTGCTCACGTTCTATCTAACTGGTTATCCTGCCTCCAAGTTGGGGGTGATAGGGGCGGCCATAATTATTAATATAGCCCTGCTGGTGCCGTTGTATCGCAGCCGGTTGCTGCTGGCGGCCCTAACGCTGGTGCGGCCCCTGCGGCGCTTTCGGCGCTATCTGGCGGTTATGCCTACTTATCCGGCCAGTTTGCTGCACTCCGTTTTAGCCGTATCAGGGCTGCGGTATCTGGTGTTTTGCGGCCAGTTTATGCTGTTGTTGTGGGCCTATGGCGCCCGGCCGGAAGTAGGGCCGGGGCTGTCGGCCATTGCGGGTACTTTGCTGCTGAAATCCCTTGTGCCTTCGCTAAATGCCTTGGCAGATGTAGGCGTGCGGGAGTTATCGGCTACCCACTTATTTGGCTTGCTGGGCCAACCAGTACTGCCGGTGCTCAGTGCCAGCCTGAGCCTGTGGGTTATCAATATTGCCCTGCCCAGCGCGGCCGGGCTGCTGTTCGTGCTGCGGGTGAAAGTGTTCCGGAAAAAGGGTAATAAAGAATCTGCCTCGTGA
- the ruvC gene encoding crossover junction endodeoxyribonuclease RuvC has protein sequence MILPLASTELLPKIIMGVDPGTQIMGYAVIEVRGQHVTVLRYDVIDMKKLGTNHALKLKRIYERMTELIEEFLPDELAIEAPFFGVNVQSMLKLGRAQGVAIAACLSRQIPYVEYAPTKVKQSVTGSGNATKEQVAHMLRQTLKLPPIEEAPKFLDATDALAVALCHHYQKGNNVKAGGKSWGKFLADNPGKLAAPVAGKKAVANRKKPAA, from the coding sequence ATGATTTTGCCTCTCGCCTCAACTGAATTACTGCCTAAAATTATCATGGGCGTGGACCCCGGCACCCAGATTATGGGCTACGCCGTGATTGAGGTGCGCGGGCAGCACGTGACGGTGTTGCGCTACGATGTCATCGACATGAAGAAGCTGGGCACCAACCACGCCCTCAAGCTCAAGCGCATTTACGAGCGGATGACGGAGCTGATTGAGGAGTTTCTGCCCGATGAGCTGGCTATTGAGGCGCCGTTTTTTGGTGTAAACGTGCAGAGTATGCTCAAGCTGGGCCGGGCGCAGGGCGTGGCCATTGCCGCCTGCCTTTCCCGTCAGATTCCCTACGTGGAGTACGCCCCTACCAAGGTAAAGCAGTCCGTAACCGGCTCCGGCAACGCCACCAAAGAACAAGTGGCCCACATGCTTCGCCAAACGCTTAAGCTGCCGCCCATTGAAGAAGCTCCCAAGTTTCTGGATGCCACCGATGCGCTGGCCGTAGCGCTCTGCCACCACTACCAAAAAGGCAACAATGTGAAAGCCGGCGGTAAAAGCTGGGGCAAGTTTCTGGCCGATAACCCCGGTAAGCTGGCTGCGCCGGTGGCAGGGAAAAAAGCGGTGGCTAATCGGAAGAAGCCGGCGGCGTAG